In Actinoplanes sp. NBC_00393, a single genomic region encodes these proteins:
- a CDS encoding DNA gyrase/topoisomerase IV subunit B gives MAHQECRLVTAQPETLYGADDLTHLEGLDAVRKRPGMYIGSTDSRGINHLANEIIDNSTDEGVGGHATKVSVILHADGSVQVDDDGRGIPTDVHAKSGLSGVELVLTRLHAGGKFGGSGYKTSGGLHGVGASAVNALALRFDVTVKRDGKVHEISFQRGLPGIFDGPGPDASFSREPGLRVVRRMKRGEPSGTSIRYWYDARYFEAGARLDVDAVRTKLRNTAFLVPGVQYTLFDAAAEEPVTETFHYPNGLTDMVEFLTPAGDKPVSGVLVVTGEGTYKENAADANGVMQSNVVRQAQVEIAFRWGTGYERTVECFTNTIRNVHGGTHRKGFERAMVRALTEAIRNARGLLKPKEEPPVLDDFLEGMTAVIHVRVPEPQFTSQTKDELSTAGITRVMQGLVEAYLKEWIDGRRTKAEARTVLQKVVDAARVRLTQKQQKDAARRKTALEGASMPAKLVDCRAIGIDRSELFIVEGDSALGTARMARSSEYQALLPIRGKILNVQKASLQQVLDNAECSAIVQVLGAGSGRTFEIGNMRYGRVMIMADADVDGSHIRTLLITLFAKYMRPVIEHGRLFAAMPPLHKVVTKGRNSETLFTYTQQEMESTVARIERDGRQVQKPVPRFKGLGEMDADELWETTMNPAARTVRRITIEDAERAEATLELLMGERVEPRKNWLIEAAGRIDQETIDA, from the coding sequence ATGGCCCATCAGGAGTGCCGCCTCGTGACCGCACAGCCAGAGACCTTGTACGGGGCTGACGACCTCACGCACCTGGAAGGGCTGGACGCCGTCCGGAAACGCCCCGGGATGTACATCGGGTCGACGGACAGCCGGGGCATCAACCACCTCGCCAACGAGATCATCGACAACTCGACCGACGAGGGCGTCGGCGGGCACGCGACCAAGGTGTCGGTGATCCTGCACGCCGACGGCTCGGTCCAGGTCGACGACGACGGCCGGGGCATCCCGACCGACGTGCACGCCAAGTCCGGGCTCAGCGGCGTCGAGCTGGTGCTGACCCGCCTGCACGCCGGCGGCAAGTTCGGCGGCTCCGGCTACAAGACCTCCGGCGGCCTGCACGGCGTCGGCGCCTCCGCCGTCAATGCGCTCGCCCTGCGCTTCGACGTCACTGTGAAGCGGGACGGCAAGGTCCACGAGATCTCGTTCCAGCGCGGCCTGCCGGGCATCTTCGACGGCCCCGGGCCGGACGCGTCGTTCAGCCGCGAGCCGGGCCTGCGGGTGGTCCGCCGGATGAAGCGGGGCGAGCCGTCCGGCACCTCGATCCGGTATTGGTACGACGCCCGCTACTTCGAGGCCGGCGCCCGCCTCGACGTCGACGCCGTCCGCACCAAGCTGCGCAACACCGCCTTCCTGGTCCCCGGCGTGCAGTACACACTGTTCGACGCGGCCGCCGAGGAGCCGGTCACCGAGACCTTCCACTACCCGAACGGGCTCACCGACATGGTCGAGTTCCTCACCCCGGCCGGTGACAAGCCGGTCTCCGGGGTGCTGGTGGTCACCGGCGAGGGGACGTACAAGGAGAACGCCGCCGACGCCAACGGCGTCATGCAGTCCAACGTGGTGCGGCAGGCCCAGGTCGAGATCGCCTTCCGCTGGGGTACGGGGTATGAGCGGACCGTCGAGTGCTTCACCAACACGATCCGCAACGTGCATGGCGGCACCCACCGCAAGGGCTTCGAGCGGGCCATGGTGCGGGCGCTCACCGAGGCCATCCGTAACGCCCGTGGGCTGCTCAAGCCCAAGGAGGAGCCGCCGGTTCTGGATGACTTCCTGGAGGGCATGACCGCGGTCATCCACGTCCGGGTGCCGGAGCCGCAGTTCACCTCGCAGACCAAGGACGAACTGTCCACGGCCGGGATCACCCGGGTCATGCAGGGGCTCGTCGAGGCATATCTGAAGGAGTGGATCGACGGGCGGCGCACCAAGGCCGAGGCCCGCACGGTTCTGCAGAAGGTGGTGGACGCGGCCCGCGTGCGGCTCACCCAGAAACAGCAGAAGGACGCGGCGCGCCGCAAGACCGCGCTCGAGGGCGCGTCGATGCCGGCCAAGCTGGTCGACTGCCGGGCGATCGGGATCGACCGGTCCGAGCTGTTCATCGTCGAGGGTGACTCGGCGCTCGGCACCGCCCGGATGGCCCGCTCCTCGGAGTACCAGGCGCTCCTCCCGATCCGCGGCAAGATCCTGAACGTGCAGAAGGCCAGCCTGCAGCAGGTGCTCGACAACGCCGAGTGCTCGGCGATCGTGCAGGTCCTCGGCGCCGGCTCCGGCCGCACCTTCGAGATCGGCAACATGCGGTACGGCCGGGTAATGATCATGGCCGACGCGGATGTCGACGGCTCGCACATCCGGACCCTGCTGATCACGCTGTTCGCCAAGTACATGCGGCCGGTCATCGAGCACGGCCGACTCTTCGCCGCGATGCCGCCATTGCACAAGGTGGTCACCAAGGGCCGCAACTCGGAGACCCTCTTCACCTACACCCAGCAGGAGATGGAGAGCACCGTCGCGCGCATCGAGCGGGACGGCCGGCAGGTCCAGAAACCGGTGCCCCGATTCAAGGGTCTCGGCGAGATGGACGCCGACGAGCTCTGGGAGACCACGATGAACCCGGCCGCGCGGACCGTGCGGCGGATCACCATCGAGGACGCCGAACGCGCCGAGGCGACCCTCGAGCTGCTGATGGGTGAGCGGGTCGAACCCCGGAAGAACTGGTTGATCGAGGCCGCCGGCCGGATCGACCAAGAGACGATCGACGCCTGA
- a CDS encoding adenylate/guanylate cyclase domain-containing protein, translating into MTIITMADQERRQDVTVLFIDIVGFTALVDRLDCADVRALQRDYFSTVAAVVRECGGIVEKYVGDAVMAVFGADVDGFGPEAAAAAVRAGLSVQEALRGRLLAGRFPVRTRVGLATGEVIVDTMAAFDGGYGMISGSVVSTAARLQAYAPHDTVVVCSATREVTDELIAYQELPPVSVPGKPYPLDLWRALQPQLAPLAIAA; encoded by the coding sequence ATGACCATCATCACCATGGCCGATCAGGAGCGGCGCCAGGACGTGACCGTGCTGTTCATCGACATCGTCGGCTTCACCGCTCTGGTGGACCGGCTGGACTGTGCGGACGTCCGTGCCCTGCAACGCGACTACTTCTCCACGGTGGCGGCCGTGGTGCGCGAGTGCGGCGGGATCGTCGAGAAGTACGTCGGTGACGCGGTGATGGCGGTCTTCGGCGCCGACGTGGACGGCTTCGGGCCGGAAGCGGCCGCGGCGGCGGTCCGGGCGGGCCTGTCGGTCCAGGAGGCGTTGAGGGGGCGCCTCCTGGCCGGCAGGTTCCCGGTCCGCACCCGGGTCGGGCTCGCCACCGGCGAGGTGATCGTCGACACCATGGCGGCGTTCGACGGCGGTTACGGGATGATCAGCGGCAGCGTGGTGAGCACGGCTGCCCGGTTGCAGGCGTACGCGCCGCACGACACCGTGGTGGTCTGCTCGGCCACCCGGGAGGTCACCGACGAGCTGATCGCGTACCAGGAACTGCCGCCGGTCTCGGTGCCCGGCAAGCCGTACCCGCTCGACCTCTGGCGGGCCCTGCAGCCGCAGCTGGCGCCACTCGCCATCGCGGCGTAG
- a CDS encoding helix-turn-helix transcriptional regulator translates to MASEGEDGPLVGRTGTLADVQSYLRDVGPGGTAAVFVTGESGVGKSRLLRETAEALGGTGFAVLSGTCLDIGDASPLHPVLQALRRHGSSSAPPAAAADDAGALLDRVSHELRAIAGDQRLLLVLDDLQWADRSTRQLLLYLLAGLGDVRISVLAAIRAEALHGTHPLRRVLAELRRLRSVRVVDLAPLNQDHTRELVSSIVGTDVAVEDAERVYKRSGGNPFVAEELARDLRDGRVELSDTLREIFLSRVDELPANAHAVVHALAAGVEPVDHAVLSRVVPLPEDQLLEAVRAAVAHRFVAGDGDGYRLRHRLVAEILEQEVLPAEATALHRRYAEALESAGGEPDHARLAFHWQRAGVPSRALPPVIAAARAAEALYGFAEAHRYWTIALQITTDEDPERTELLGHAAESANQCGEHLLALARLEELAKRSDAPGQCEIHLRRARYLAAAGRSAPAETEYERALEAADCTSSQRAAAAASLAELLLHLGRYADANERAREALDLAAVDGSTADLVRASAALGFSSAFREDPDAGLAVIRHAVEIAERSGHPDDLGVAYLHLAELLTGPLNNIEEGVLVARRGAERLASLNVGRTYQTRLLAIAAKGLFRVGQWAEADAVLETAMRHRPSGADAVELLLSRSQLWVGFGEVDNARRDLDAVATLLAGGGARHVLPMLTLRAGLAMWLGEHADARAAVQRGLTETRSDDLVLLGVLAWHGLRAEAEAHVAGKPVDPAAIRRLKTVRDRLADGVNNAGAARGVVDAYLDLCAAELSRIENRHDPAPWARAAAIWDRRQQPYPAAYARLRHAEASLHRKSRRTTAVAGLRAAYETATAMGARPFANEIRGVAQRFRVSLADDTPTVEMTLPEEVTDELAVLTGREREVLAAVAEGLTNREIGAKLFISERTVGVHLGHIFDKLQVRTRVQASRVYLTAA, encoded by the coding sequence ATGGCCAGCGAAGGGGAGGACGGGCCGCTTGTCGGGCGCACCGGCACGCTGGCCGATGTCCAGTCCTACCTGCGCGACGTCGGTCCCGGTGGAACAGCTGCGGTGTTCGTGACCGGGGAGAGCGGCGTCGGCAAGAGCCGCTTGCTGCGCGAAACCGCCGAAGCCCTGGGCGGTACGGGCTTCGCCGTGCTCTCCGGCACCTGTTTGGACATCGGCGACGCCTCGCCGCTGCACCCGGTGCTGCAGGCGCTGCGGCGGCACGGCAGCAGCAGCGCGCCCCCGGCCGCGGCGGCCGACGACGCCGGCGCCCTGCTCGACCGGGTCTCGCACGAGCTGCGCGCGATCGCCGGTGACCAGCGGCTGCTGCTCGTCCTCGACGATCTGCAGTGGGCCGACCGCAGCACCCGTCAGCTGCTGCTCTACCTGCTCGCCGGCCTCGGTGACGTGCGCATCTCGGTGCTCGCCGCGATCCGGGCCGAGGCGCTGCACGGCACCCACCCGCTTCGCCGCGTGCTCGCCGAGCTGCGCCGATTGCGTTCGGTGCGGGTCGTCGACCTCGCCCCGCTGAACCAGGATCACACCCGCGAGCTGGTCTCCTCGATCGTCGGCACCGACGTCGCCGTCGAGGATGCGGAGCGGGTCTACAAACGCAGTGGCGGCAACCCGTTCGTCGCCGAGGAACTGGCCCGTGACCTGCGCGACGGCCGGGTGGAGCTGTCCGACACGCTGCGCGAGATCTTCCTGTCCCGGGTGGACGAGTTGCCCGCCAACGCGCACGCCGTGGTGCACGCGCTGGCCGCCGGGGTGGAGCCGGTGGACCACGCCGTGCTGTCCCGAGTGGTCCCGCTGCCCGAGGACCAGCTGCTCGAGGCGGTGCGGGCCGCGGTGGCGCACCGGTTCGTGGCCGGCGACGGCGACGGTTACCGCCTGCGGCACCGCCTGGTCGCCGAGATCCTCGAGCAGGAGGTGCTGCCCGCCGAGGCCACCGCCCTGCACCGGCGGTACGCGGAGGCTCTGGAGTCGGCCGGCGGCGAGCCGGATCATGCCCGCCTGGCGTTCCATTGGCAGCGCGCCGGCGTACCGTCTCGGGCTCTTCCTCCGGTGATCGCCGCGGCCCGCGCCGCTGAGGCGCTGTACGGGTTCGCCGAGGCCCACCGCTACTGGACCATCGCGCTGCAGATCACCACCGATGAGGATCCGGAGCGCACCGAGCTGCTCGGCCACGCCGCGGAGTCGGCCAACCAGTGCGGCGAGCACCTGCTGGCGCTGGCCCGGCTGGAGGAGCTGGCCAAGCGCAGCGACGCGCCCGGGCAATGCGAGATCCACCTGCGCCGGGCCCGCTACCTGGCCGCCGCCGGCCGGTCGGCCCCCGCCGAGACGGAGTACGAGCGCGCCCTCGAAGCAGCCGACTGCACCTCGTCGCAGCGCGCGGCAGCCGCCGCGTCCCTCGCCGAGTTGTTGTTGCACCTGGGGCGCTATGCGGACGCCAACGAGCGCGCCCGCGAGGCCCTGGACCTGGCCGCCGTCGACGGCTCCACCGCCGACCTGGTGCGGGCCAGTGCCGCGCTCGGTTTCAGCTCCGCCTTCCGCGAGGACCCGGATGCCGGCCTGGCCGTGATCCGGCACGCCGTGGAGATCGCCGAGCGCTCCGGCCACCCGGACGACCTGGGCGTGGCCTATCTGCACCTCGCCGAGCTGCTCACCGGCCCGCTGAACAACATCGAGGAGGGCGTGCTGGTCGCCCGCCGCGGCGCCGAGCGGCTGGCCTCGCTGAACGTGGGCCGCACCTACCAGACCCGGCTGCTGGCGATCGCCGCGAAAGGACTGTTCCGGGTCGGTCAGTGGGCCGAGGCGGACGCGGTTCTGGAAACCGCGATGCGGCACCGCCCGTCCGGGGCCGACGCGGTGGAGCTGCTGCTCTCCCGCTCGCAGCTGTGGGTCGGTTTCGGCGAGGTGGACAACGCCCGCCGGGACCTGGACGCGGTGGCCACCCTGCTGGCCGGCGGCGGCGCGCGGCACGTGCTGCCGATGCTGACCCTGCGCGCCGGCCTGGCGATGTGGCTGGGCGAGCACGCCGACGCGAGGGCCGCGGTGCAGCGCGGTCTGACCGAGACCCGCTCGGACGATCTGGTGCTGCTCGGCGTGCTGGCCTGGCACGGCCTGCGCGCCGAGGCGGAGGCGCACGTCGCCGGAAAACCGGTCGATCCCGCGGCGATCCGCCGGCTGAAGACGGTCCGGGACCGGCTCGCCGACGGCGTGAACAATGCCGGGGCGGCCCGCGGGGTGGTGGACGCCTACCTCGACCTGTGTGCCGCCGAGCTCAGCCGGATCGAGAACCGGCACGATCCGGCGCCGTGGGCCCGGGCCGCCGCCATCTGGGACCGGCGTCAGCAGCCGTACCCGGCGGCGTATGCCCGGCTGCGCCACGCCGAGGCCTCGTTGCACCGCAAGTCGCGCCGGACCACGGCGGTCGCCGGGCTGCGCGCGGCGTATGAGACCGCGACCGCGATGGGCGCCCGCCCGTTCGCGAACGAGATCCGCGGGGTCGCCCAGCGGTTCCGGGTCTCGCTGGCCGACGACACGCCGACGGTCGAGATGACCTTGCCGGAGGAGGTCACCGACGAGCTGGCGGTGCTGACCGGGCGCGAGCGCGAGGTGCTGGCCGCGGTCGCGGAGGGGCTGACCAACCGGGAGATCGGTGCGAAGCTCTTCATCAGTGAGCGGACGGTCGGCGTCCATTTGGGACATATCTTCGACAAGCTGCAGGTGCGTACTCGCGTGCAAGCAAGTCGCGTCTATCTAACAGCGGCCTGA
- a CDS encoding DUF5995 family protein, which translates to MTQPIWGPVQQEMHDILQQHPDDVPAVVDQLAQLQEVLCRVPPLLHSNPLADFNKLYLTITENVLERLYAGKFKDPAFLSRLDVEFAARYFDALRYWTEASPACPGVWAGLFCRVPGPDARPLPSAVAGVNAHINFDLPFALVTTFDHLGSDPIDGSDQHHDYLQVNDIFAEEIPGLRRGYLDRWQLLIDTMNGDLDDWWQGEMVEYTRNVAWRNAQKVWAIRHDLIALDKERRRLDKTATGLGKLLLSPFADFLQ; encoded by the coding sequence ATGACCCAGCCCATCTGGGGCCCGGTGCAGCAGGAGATGCACGACATCCTGCAACAGCACCCCGACGACGTGCCCGCCGTGGTCGATCAGCTCGCCCAGCTGCAGGAAGTCCTGTGCCGTGTGCCGCCGCTGCTGCACAGCAACCCGCTGGCCGACTTCAACAAGCTGTACCTGACCATCACCGAGAACGTGCTGGAGCGTCTCTACGCCGGCAAGTTCAAGGACCCGGCGTTCCTGTCCCGGCTGGATGTGGAGTTCGCGGCGCGCTACTTCGACGCGCTGCGCTACTGGACCGAGGCCAGCCCGGCCTGTCCCGGTGTCTGGGCCGGCCTGTTCTGCCGCGTTCCCGGGCCGGACGCCCGCCCGCTGCCGTCCGCGGTCGCCGGGGTGAACGCGCACATCAACTTCGACCTGCCGTTCGCACTGGTCACCACCTTCGACCACCTGGGCAGCGACCCCATCGACGGCAGCGACCAGCACCACGACTACCTGCAGGTCAACGACATCTTCGCGGAGGAGATCCCGGGCCTGCGCCGCGGCTACCTGGACCGGTGGCAGCTGCTCATCGACACGATGAACGGCGACCTGGACGACTGGTGGCAGGGCGAGATGGTGGAGTACACGCGGAACGTCGCGTGGCGCAACGCGCAGAAGGTCTGGGCGATCCGGCACGACCTGATCGCGCTGGACAAGGAGCGCCGCCGCCTCGACAAGACCGCCACCGGCCTGGGCAAGCTGCTGCTGTCGCCGTTCGCCGACTTCCTGCAGTAA
- a CDS encoding sensor histidine kinase, with product MRDFFRTLTGRAVLVTAATAVVAVIVTALVAVPVAVRSVNTQIRAELMDKTALAVELLADERPAARERIARRLRQDDIEIYLIRRGIADRAGLPERVVQRVAGGTVIDMRGPVDGRSSFIAGRPLSGRNSGVVLTKAASSGVAVRVLSSIWVALLAGLLGGILAGALLARFVTRPLALAAAAAGRLSTGDRSVRIARRGPAEAVRLADAINQLASDLQISEGRERDFLLSVSHELRTPLATLRGYAEALADGVITGEGTEQAGATMLGEADRLDRLISDLLVLARLEAADLPLDVVPIDLVELVREAGQAWTARCGPDGPRLVLELPGEPVMVDTDPGRIRQVLDGLCENALRVVPAGAPLVLAVRAGGIVEVRDGGPGFTDDDLAVAFDRGELNRRYRGVRAVGSGLGLALAARLVGRLGGGITAGHAPEGGAMFTVELPYRTRTIA from the coding sequence ATGCGTGACTTCTTCCGCACCCTGACCGGGCGCGCTGTGCTGGTCACCGCCGCCACCGCGGTGGTCGCCGTGATCGTCACCGCGCTGGTGGCCGTACCAGTGGCGGTCCGCTCGGTGAACACCCAGATCCGCGCCGAGCTGATGGACAAGACCGCGCTCGCGGTGGAGCTACTGGCCGACGAGCGGCCGGCCGCCCGGGAGCGGATCGCCCGCCGGCTGCGCCAGGACGACATCGAGATCTACCTGATCCGGCGCGGGATCGCCGACCGGGCGGGCCTGCCCGAGCGGGTGGTGCAGCGGGTCGCCGGCGGAACCGTGATCGACATGCGGGGACCGGTGGACGGGCGTTCCTCGTTCATCGCCGGGCGACCGCTCTCCGGCCGGAACAGCGGGGTGGTCCTGACCAAGGCGGCCTCGTCCGGCGTGGCGGTACGCGTACTGAGCAGCATCTGGGTCGCACTGCTGGCCGGCCTGCTGGGCGGGATCCTGGCCGGCGCCCTGCTGGCCCGCTTCGTCACCCGGCCGCTCGCACTCGCCGCCGCCGCGGCCGGCCGGCTCTCCACCGGCGACCGGTCAGTCCGGATCGCCCGCCGGGGCCCGGCCGAGGCGGTCCGGCTCGCCGACGCGATCAACCAGCTCGCCTCGGACCTGCAGATCAGCGAGGGGCGGGAACGGGACTTCCTGCTGTCGGTGTCGCACGAGTTGCGTACGCCGCTGGCCACGCTCCGGGGGTACGCGGAGGCCCTCGCCGACGGGGTGATCACGGGGGAGGGGACCGAGCAGGCCGGCGCCACCATGCTCGGCGAGGCCGACCGGCTGGACCGGCTGATCTCCGACCTGCTGGTGCTCGCCCGGCTGGAAGCCGCCGACCTGCCCCTCGACGTGGTCCCGATCGACCTGGTCGAACTGGTCCGGGAGGCCGGCCAGGCGTGGACGGCCCGGTGCGGGCCGGACGGACCCCGCCTCGTCCTGGAGCTCCCCGGCGAACCGGTCATGGTGGACACCGACCCGGGCCGGATCCGGCAGGTGCTGGACGGCCTCTGCGAGAACGCGCTGCGGGTGGTCCCGGCCGGCGCGCCGCTGGTGCTGGCGGTCCGTGCCGGAGGCATCGTCGAGGTACGCGACGGAGGTCCGGGGTTCACCGACGACGACCTGGCAGTGGCCTTCGACCGGGGTGAGCTGAACCGGCGTTACCGCGGTGTCCGGGCGGTCGGCAGCGGGCTGGGTCTGGCTCTGGCCGCCCGGCTGGTGGGGCGGCTCGGTGGTGGGATCACCGCGGGACACGCTCCCGAGGGTGGGGCGATGTTCACCGTGGAGCTTCCTTACCGGACCCGAACAATCGCCTGA
- a CDS encoding response regulator transcription factor, which translates to MAAVTEPPKGLVLVVEDERPIADLVRLYLSREGFGVQVEHDGVAGLAAARRLRPVACILDIALPGLDGTEVCRRMRAEGDWTPVIFLTARDDEVDRILGLELGGDDYVTKPFSPRELVTRVKALLRRASGPPAEQVRTLGPVTLDPGRRLVTVGGAPLILTATEFDLLAHLLGRPGRVFTREELLAAVWGYASHAGTRTVDVHVAQVRAKLGDAATVIRTVRGVGYSADA; encoded by the coding sequence ATGGCAGCCGTGACTGAGCCCCCGAAGGGACTGGTCCTCGTCGTCGAGGACGAACGGCCGATCGCCGACCTGGTGCGGCTCTACTTGAGCCGGGAGGGTTTCGGCGTGCAGGTCGAGCACGACGGAGTCGCCGGGCTGGCCGCCGCGCGACGACTGCGCCCGGTCGCCTGCATCCTCGACATCGCCCTGCCCGGCCTGGACGGCACCGAGGTCTGCCGGCGGATGCGGGCCGAGGGCGACTGGACGCCGGTGATCTTCCTGACCGCGCGGGACGACGAAGTGGACCGGATCCTCGGGCTGGAGCTGGGCGGCGACGACTACGTCACCAAGCCGTTCAGCCCGCGCGAGCTGGTCACCCGGGTCAAGGCGCTGCTGCGGCGGGCGTCGGGGCCACCCGCCGAACAGGTACGCACACTCGGGCCGGTGACCCTCGACCCGGGCCGGCGGCTGGTGACCGTCGGAGGTGCGCCGCTGATCCTGACGGCGACCGAGTTCGACCTGCTCGCCCATCTGCTGGGCCGGCCCGGGCGGGTGTTCACCCGGGAGGAGCTGCTGGCCGCGGTCTGGGGGTACGCGTCACACGCCGGCACCCGTACCGTCGATGTGCACGTGGCGCAGGTCCGGGCCAAGCTGGGCGACGCCGCCACGGTGATAAGGACGGTCCGCGGCGTCGGGTACTCGGCTGATGCGTGA
- a CDS encoding response regulator transcription factor, whose protein sequence is MTDPIRVLVADDHPIFRDGLAMLLATVDGIEVVGTAADGVEAVAAAGRLRPDVVVMDVQMPRLNGVEATRRLAADAPGVGVLVLTMSEDDGTVFAAVRAGARGYLVKGAEQEEIVRAITTVAAGGAVFGATLAQRIAEFFAAGPPAPTEAFPQLTAREREILELLAAGRSNAQIAAALYLSPKTVRNNVSNVFTKLQVADRAEAIVRAREAGLGR, encoded by the coding sequence GTGACCGACCCGATTCGCGTTCTCGTCGCCGACGACCATCCGATCTTCCGGGACGGGCTGGCCATGCTGCTCGCCACGGTCGACGGCATCGAGGTTGTCGGCACCGCCGCGGACGGTGTCGAGGCGGTCGCCGCGGCCGGCCGTCTGCGGCCCGACGTCGTGGTGATGGACGTGCAGATGCCCCGGCTCAACGGCGTCGAGGCCACCCGCCGGCTGGCTGCCGACGCGCCCGGCGTCGGGGTGCTGGTGCTGACCATGTCCGAGGACGACGGCACGGTCTTCGCCGCGGTCCGGGCCGGCGCCCGCGGCTACCTGGTGAAGGGCGCCGAGCAGGAGGAGATCGTCCGGGCGATCACCACGGTGGCGGCTGGTGGGGCGGTCTTCGGCGCCACCCTGGCTCAGCGCATCGCGGAGTTCTTCGCCGCTGGGCCGCCCGCGCCGACCGAGGCGTTCCCGCAGCTCACGGCCCGGGAACGGGAGATCCTCGAGCTGCTCGCGGCGGGCCGCTCGAACGCGCAGATCGCCGCCGCTCTCTACCTGTCGCCGAAGACGGTCCGCAACAACGTCTCGAACGTCTTCACGAAACTGCAGGTGGCGGACCGGGCCGAGGCGATCGTTCGGGCCCGGGAGGCGGGACTGGGCCGCTGA